In Nymphaea colorata isolate Beijing-Zhang1983 chromosome 3, ASM883128v2, whole genome shotgun sequence, a genomic segment contains:
- the LOC116249852 gene encoding uncharacterized protein LOC116249852, which translates to MDGVKTESDHRENGKSCKSVTLEELREKMAEFAKERDWDRFHSPRNLLLALVGEVGELSEIFQWKGEVPKGLPDWKAEEKEHLGEELSDVLLYLVRLADICGVDLGSAALRKLQLNAIKYPVKLCKGSSAKHTSYNSGSTGNQ; encoded by the exons ATGGACGGCGTGAAGACGGAAAGCGACCACCGAGAGAACGGAAAGTCCTGCAAGAGCGTTACCCTCGAAGAACTGAGGGAGAAGATGGCCGAGTTTGCCAAAGAAAGGGATTGGGATCGGTTCCACAGTCCCAGGAACTTGCTCCTCGCCCTG GTGGGAGAGGTGGGAGAACTGTCTGAGATATTCCAGTGGAAGGGAGAGGTGCCGAAGGGGCTGCCGGACTGGAAGGCGGAGGAGAAGGAGCACCTGGGCGAGGAGCTGTCGGACGTGCTGCTCTACCTGGTGAGGCTCGCCGACATCTGCGGCGTGGATCTCGGCAGCGCGGCCCTGCGCAAGCTGCAGCTCAACGCTATCAAATACCCCGTCAAACTCTGCAAGGGCTCCTCCGCCAAGCACACCTCTTACAACAGCGGCTCCACTGGCAACCAATGA